In Fundidesulfovibrio putealis DSM 16056, the following proteins share a genomic window:
- a CDS encoding type IV secretory system conjugative DNA transfer family protein, translating to MQNQYGLGDPGRKKAALRWGYLLFSLLLALASLSLATQQVAAYFAYQPALGLPWMSAFGTVWYAPWKIIIWHQLGSQHEAVRQAVFHGQMLFMAPQMLILGYALMSARKPKGRTDLHGSAHWAAEEEISEMGLLEGRGVYVGGWVKQFHGWQAIRLWLRLRPAWAHCYLRHDGPEHMLLYAPTRSGKGVGIIIPTLLSYPGSTVSLDIKGENWALTSRYRQSLGHTVLRFDPSDSSGISACFNPLEEVRLDTLQAIPDVQNIATMIVDPEGKGLQDHWSKAGFAFIAGVLLHCLVMVRHRQKRTATLHDLGNMLADENRTIEELLQEMLETEHAALVKECFPNGATGGEHIHLFIASSAREMLNKAGNEGSGVVSTALVNLALYRDPVVAMNTSRSDFRVHDLMNHEVPVDLYLVMSPADVNRLRPLIRLILNLIITRICERMEFENGEQKKPSRRLLMLLDEFTSIGKMEIVNKSIAYAAGYGISYMLVIQNVEQLIETYGKENGIKGNCHIRIAYAPNTLETAKELSEMTGKTTVLTQKTSVSGSRSGHLKNASVSVSETARALLTPDECMRLPGLQKKGDKAKKPGDMLIFVAGRSPIYGRQNLFFLDPTFSERAKMGAPAKSDSLCPVKSPDAAGQDKEKPEGRSYADYLKKQGGSK from the coding sequence ATGCAAAATCAGTACGGCCTCGGCGATCCTGGACGGAAGAAAGCCGCTCTTCGCTGGGGGTATCTGCTGTTTTCCCTTCTTCTGGCCCTGGCCAGTCTGAGTCTGGCCACACAACAAGTCGCCGCGTACTTCGCCTACCAGCCTGCCTTAGGCCTGCCTTGGATGTCCGCTTTCGGTACGGTCTGGTACGCCCCCTGGAAAATAATCATCTGGCATCAGCTGGGGAGCCAGCATGAAGCTGTGCGCCAAGCGGTGTTCCATGGTCAGATGCTGTTCATGGCCCCGCAGATGCTCATTCTCGGCTACGCCCTGATGAGCGCGCGAAAGCCCAAGGGACGCACTGACCTGCACGGCTCGGCCCATTGGGCGGCGGAAGAAGAAATTTCCGAAATGGGCCTTCTGGAAGGCCGTGGCGTTTATGTCGGCGGATGGGTCAAACAGTTCCATGGCTGGCAGGCGATCCGGCTGTGGCTTCGTCTCCGGCCAGCCTGGGCTCACTGCTACCTTCGCCATGATGGGCCGGAACACATGCTCCTTTATGCGCCCACACGATCCGGCAAGGGCGTGGGCATCATCATCCCAACCCTCCTTTCCTATCCCGGCTCGACGGTGAGCCTGGACATCAAAGGCGAGAACTGGGCTCTGACCTCACGTTACCGCCAATCCCTTGGGCATACGGTTCTACGGTTTGACCCTTCCGACTCCAGTGGAATCAGCGCCTGCTTCAATCCGCTTGAAGAGGTGCGGCTGGACACCCTCCAGGCCATCCCGGATGTCCAGAACATCGCCACCATGATCGTGGACCCGGAAGGCAAGGGCCTACAGGACCATTGGAGCAAGGCGGGATTCGCCTTCATTGCCGGGGTGCTCCTCCATTGCCTTGTCATGGTGCGCCATCGGCAAAAACGAACCGCCACCCTCCACGACCTCGGGAACATGCTCGCTGATGAAAACCGCACCATCGAGGAGTTGCTCCAGGAGATGCTCGAAACGGAGCATGCGGCCCTCGTCAAGGAATGCTTCCCCAACGGGGCCACTGGCGGCGAGCATATCCACTTGTTCATCGCCAGTTCTGCCAGGGAAATGCTCAACAAGGCCGGGAACGAAGGCTCCGGCGTCGTCTCCACCGCCCTGGTCAACCTGGCGCTCTATCGTGACCCGGTCGTGGCCATGAACACATCCCGCTCGGATTTCCGGGTTCACGACCTCATGAATCATGAGGTTCCGGTGGACCTGTACCTGGTCATGAGCCCGGCTGACGTCAACCGGCTGCGACCACTGATCCGCCTCATACTGAACCTCATCATCACACGCATCTGCGAACGCATGGAGTTCGAGAACGGCGAACAGAAGAAGCCCAGCCGTCGGCTGCTGATGCTCCTGGATGAGTTCACGTCCATCGGGAAGATGGAGATCGTCAACAAGTCCATCGCCTATGCGGCGGGATACGGGATCAGCTACATGCTCGTCATCCAGAACGTCGAGCAGCTCATTGAGACCTACGGGAAAGAGAACGGCATCAAGGGCAACTGCCATATCCGCATCGCCTACGCGCCGAACACTCTGGAAACGGCCAAGGAGTTGTCGGAAATGACGGGCAAGACCACGGTCTTGACCCAGAAGACCTCCGTGTCCGGCTCACGTAGCGGCCATCTGAAAAACGCCTCGGTCAGCGTTTCTGAAACAGCCAGGGCGCTCTTGACGCCCGACGAATGCATGCGGCTGCCCGGCCTCCAGAAAAAGGGCGACAAGGCCAAGAAACCAGGTGACATGCTCATTTTCGTTGCCGGGCGCTCACCGATCTACGGTCGGCAGAATCTGTTCTTCCTTGATCCCACATTCTCCGAGCGGGCCAAGATGGGGGCTCCCGCCAAATCAGATTCCCTCTGTCCCGTGAAGAGCCCGGACGCCGCTGGCCAGGACAAAGAAAAGCCCGAAGGGC
- a CDS encoding TrbI/VirB10 family protein: MSNDPNVLVQTERMRKWPLIAGAAAIMVVIGALVYSLHFSDKGKKEDKAKPAVITRDDKPLVSDAGGMGLATPPPPAPVEQKKDEQPQIVVVTSSEPPELRREREDLRRQKHQAAMAALSSPLTVRKGKEKDNAPDKTGVVQVAAQSGETRSSNASADRPGLSGAAQGDYNPAADKDKEGFLERSKTSDRQWLSSSIRMAGHPFEVKTGSIIPSAMIGGINSDLPGQLVALVSQNVYDTADGRYLLIPQGSKLYGVYDSRIIYGQSRVLVAWNRIIFPDGSAITLESMPGTDAAGYSGFNDEVNNHYFRIFGNALLMSLITGGTSWAVDSVTPNTGVTSNASPSLQQQMASSLAAQLGQTTAQVLSKGMNIKPTLEIRPGYRFNVVVTKDLVFREPYREN; encoded by the coding sequence ATGTCGAACGATCCGAATGTACTCGTGCAAACAGAGAGAATGCGGAAGTGGCCGCTCATTGCAGGCGCTGCCGCCATCATGGTGGTGATTGGGGCTCTGGTCTACTCCCTCCACTTCTCTGACAAGGGCAAGAAGGAGGATAAGGCTAAACCGGCGGTCATCACGCGCGACGACAAGCCTTTGGTGAGCGATGCTGGCGGCATGGGATTGGCGACGCCTCCCCCTCCCGCCCCTGTGGAGCAGAAGAAGGACGAGCAGCCGCAGATCGTCGTGGTCACGAGCAGTGAACCGCCTGAGCTGCGTCGCGAAAGAGAAGACCTGAGGAGACAGAAACATCAGGCTGCCATGGCTGCTCTTTCTTCGCCTCTGACTGTCCGCAAAGGGAAGGAGAAGGATAACGCGCCGGACAAGACCGGCGTGGTGCAAGTCGCTGCCCAGAGTGGCGAAACTCGTTCTTCCAATGCCTCCGCTGATCGCCCTGGTCTTTCGGGCGCAGCCCAGGGGGATTACAACCCTGCGGCTGACAAAGACAAGGAAGGCTTCCTCGAGCGTTCCAAAACTTCGGACCGTCAATGGCTGTCCTCCAGCATCCGCATGGCTGGGCATCCTTTCGAGGTCAAAACGGGATCGATCATCCCATCCGCGATGATCGGGGGCATCAACTCCGACCTCCCTGGCCAGCTCGTCGCCCTGGTAAGCCAGAACGTCTACGACACAGCCGATGGCCGTTACCTGCTCATCCCTCAGGGCTCCAAGCTCTACGGCGTCTACGATTCCAGAATCATCTATGGCCAGTCCCGTGTGCTGGTGGCCTGGAACAGGATTATCTTTCCCGACGGCTCGGCCATCACTCTCGAATCCATGCCGGGGACCGATGCCGCTGGATACAGCGGATTCAACGACGAGGTAAACAATCACTACTTCCGCATCTTCGGCAACGCCCTGTTGATGTCCCTCATCACCGGCGGCACATCCTGGGCCGTGGATTCCGTGACGCCAAACACCGGCGTCACCAGCAACGCTTCCCCTTCACTCCAGCAGCAGATGGCTTCCTCCCTGGCCGCTCAGTTGGGCCAGACGACGGCCCAAGTCCTCTCCAAGGGCATGAACATCAAGCCCACGCTCGAAATCCGGCCCGGATACCGTTTCAACGTCGTCGTTACCAAAGACCTGGTTTTCCGGGAGCCCTATCGCGAGAACTAA
- the pilV gene encoding shufflon system plasmid conjugative transfer pilus tip adhesin PilV, with protein sequence MKLIEVVAAMAVMFILLPSLANLWVMGSNELEKRQAADQLGQVSRATAAYVRKHQTNLLGQTTATSGPAIDTAPLVAESFLQVGFQGNNVWGQTYQIHFRQPSSNALQAVILTTGGLGHDVSKPKFGTAIVPSAAAMAGGSGGFIPTGDIPGQASGTLRGAFGGWVLDLASVGVASPGAGHLGALATFDSSSLGQDFLYRVSVPGHPELNAMQTELDMTDHAIRNVQEIQFTPRTFGSETCDASVEGRVFLDANQGLYICRNGKMEVLADTGNSTLFKTATLARDGDVIEKPVCPPGTNTVPEIFVAPSISAAGAEAPPLTAFQAWATSLNPTQWRVNLRLLTTDDTLGWVNPMSDYGRIIVCTTCAKGS encoded by the coding sequence ATGAAGCTCATTGAAGTAGTCGCCGCGATGGCGGTCATGTTCATACTGCTGCCGTCCCTGGCCAACCTCTGGGTGATGGGCTCCAACGAGCTGGAGAAGCGTCAGGCTGCGGACCAGCTTGGCCAGGTAAGCCGGGCAACAGCCGCTTATGTGCGCAAGCACCAGACGAATTTGCTGGGCCAGACAACGGCAACCAGCGGGCCTGCGATCGATACGGCTCCTCTTGTCGCTGAGAGTTTCCTCCAGGTGGGCTTCCAAGGAAACAACGTCTGGGGTCAGACGTATCAGATCCATTTCCGCCAACCGTCATCGAATGCCCTTCAGGCCGTGATCCTCACCACGGGTGGCCTTGGCCACGATGTCAGCAAGCCCAAATTCGGCACGGCCATCGTACCCTCTGCTGCCGCCATGGCTGGCGGTTCAGGAGGGTTCATACCCACGGGGGATATCCCTGGGCAAGCTTCCGGGACGCTTCGCGGTGCCTTCGGCGGCTGGGTTCTCGACCTGGCCAGCGTGGGAGTCGCATCCCCAGGTGCTGGCCACCTCGGGGCGCTGGCCACCTTCGACAGCTCAAGCCTTGGTCAGGATTTCCTCTACCGCGTGTCGGTACCTGGGCATCCTGAACTCAACGCTATGCAGACGGAACTGGACATGACGGACCATGCCATCCGCAACGTCCAGGAAATCCAGTTCACCCCCCGGACTTTTGGCTCCGAAACCTGCGATGCTTCCGTGGAAGGAAGGGTTTTCCTCGATGCCAACCAGGGGCTCTACATCTGCCGCAACGGCAAGATGGAAGTCCTGGCCGACACCGGCAACAGCACTCTGTTCAAAACCGCCACCCTGGCCAGGGATGGCGATGTCATTGAGAAACCTGTCTGCCCTCCAGGTACCAATACCGTTCCTGAGATTTTCGTTGCGCCCTCCATCTCCGCCGCCGGAGCCGAAGCTCCCCCGCTGACGGCGTTCCAGGCCTGGGCCACCAGCCTCAATCCGACGCAATGGCGGGTGAATCTACGGCTTTTGACCACTGACGACACCCTGGGCTGGGTCAATCCCATGTCGGACTATGGCCGCATCATCGTCTGTACCACTTGCGCCAAAGGAAGCTGA
- the pilM gene encoding type IV pilus biogenesis protein PilM — MKALIVLAFLMGVMAMMRFVSMDSIDEQQAQAIAVNYGVFRNEVYLYVFNGHKTPGDIASSSLNLPTGWTMMRPWKARIEAGCLYVWGPASSGEIEATRTLFWGSQAVGRADGGKLEPGHGGTTPLPAFVPEGSLVSVVGVN, encoded by the coding sequence ATGAAGGCCCTTATCGTACTCGCATTCCTCATGGGCGTCATGGCCATGATGCGGTTTGTCAGCATGGACTCCATAGACGAACAGCAGGCTCAGGCAATCGCGGTGAACTACGGCGTTTTCCGCAACGAGGTCTATCTCTACGTTTTCAATGGTCACAAGACGCCTGGAGACATTGCCTCTTCTTCTCTGAACCTTCCCACTGGCTGGACGATGATGCGGCCCTGGAAGGCCCGTATCGAGGCTGGTTGCCTCTACGTTTGGGGTCCGGCCTCATCCGGGGAAATCGAGGCCACGCGCACCCTCTTCTGGGGGAGCCAGGCAGTTGGCCGGGCCGACGGCGGCAAACTGGAACCCGGACACGGGGGGACGACTCCCTTGCCTGCTTTCGTTCCCGAAGGAAGCCTCGTCAGCGTGGTGGGGGTGAATTAA
- a CDS encoding ATPase, T2SS/T4P/T4SS family, protein MVLSDLTFSDLLILPDGSAKLKGCPDTGQQLVSLPGECMTEISDLPKKLMDAFLSMRQLDPTSGMRVSRTTIRFQHGGVHYRVADFQDVDGGRTWFLRRLPAEVPDLWCLGLPQFLCEWLLMPRQRHGLILVAGAQASGKTTTASALVSARLKLFGGHGVTFENPAELPLGGSWGEHGYCFQTEIHGEHELAAHIERAHLYASPNVIFIGEIHTKYAAIESLRVALGSRQQLVVATIHGFDVLAALERLINWAQEIDGANACENLANSLLGIIFQDLECEERLQKVPQFLLLPFPYDGQSTDASTRMKGIRAKLRDNQLHTLGDDMRQQRNLFVDKGLKAV, encoded by the coding sequence ATGGTGTTGTCGGACCTGACGTTCTCCGACCTTCTCATTCTCCCGGACGGGTCCGCGAAACTCAAGGGATGCCCGGATACCGGACAACAGCTTGTTTCACTGCCCGGCGAATGCATGACGGAAATCAGTGATCTGCCCAAGAAGCTCATGGATGCCTTTTTGTCCATGAGACAACTCGACCCGACATCCGGCATGCGGGTCAGCCGCACCACGATCCGCTTTCAGCACGGCGGCGTGCATTATCGGGTTGCGGACTTCCAGGACGTTGACGGTGGCCGGACCTGGTTTCTGCGCCGTCTTCCCGCCGAAGTCCCAGACCTTTGGTGTCTGGGGCTCCCTCAGTTCCTGTGTGAATGGCTGCTCATGCCGAGGCAGCGTCACGGCCTGATCCTCGTCGCCGGTGCACAGGCCAGCGGCAAGACGACCACGGCCAGCGCCCTGGTGTCCGCCAGGCTCAAATTGTTTGGCGGCCACGGGGTAACTTTCGAGAATCCGGCTGAACTGCCTCTGGGCGGAAGCTGGGGGGAACACGGCTACTGCTTCCAGACGGAAATCCATGGAGAGCATGAGCTGGCCGCCCACATTGAACGGGCTCACCTCTATGCCAGCCCGAACGTGATCTTCATCGGGGAGATTCACACGAAGTACGCGGCCATCGAATCCCTGCGTGTGGCGCTCGGCTCCCGCCAGCAACTCGTGGTGGCTACCATCCACGGTTTTGACGTGCTGGCGGCGCTGGAGCGCCTCATCAACTGGGCTCAGGAGATTGATGGAGCCAATGCCTGCGAGAACCTGGCCAACTCCCTTCTGGGCATCATCTTCCAGGATTTGGAATGCGAGGAGAGATTGCAGAAAGTACCTCAGTTCCTTCTGTTGCCCTTCCCTTACGATGGGCAGTCCACTGATGCCTCCACCCGCATGAAAGGAATCAGGGCGAAGCTTCGGGACAATCAGCTTCATACCTTGGGCGACGACATGCGCCAGCAACGCAATCTGTTCGTGGACAAGGGGCTCAAGGCGGTATGA
- a CDS encoding type 4 pilus major pilin produces MTLLETLGAILVGLIILAGAALGLNSAFSSSKLGETEQNLITLRMQVQQMFSGSSDYTGLDNALALQAGLVPKPFIKGSSLRNSFGGDITLAPVNGTSAFSITLTSIPQDECTKLAKFQTDAWLSVNVNGTDVTGGTVADIVAACASVTNTITFTAR; encoded by the coding sequence ATGACGCTTCTTGAAACCCTTGGTGCCATTCTGGTTGGACTGATCATCCTGGCCGGGGCCGCGCTCGGCCTTAATTCCGCCTTCAGCTCGTCCAAGCTGGGCGAGACGGAACAGAACCTCATCACCCTGCGGATGCAGGTTCAGCAGATGTTCTCCGGCAGCTCCGACTATACCGGTCTGGATAATGCTCTGGCACTCCAAGCGGGGTTGGTTCCCAAGCCCTTTATCAAAGGCTCCAGCCTTAGAAATTCCTTCGGCGGCGATATCACTCTTGCGCCAGTCAATGGCACGTCCGCCTTTTCGATTACCTTGACCTCCATTCCCCAGGATGAGTGCACCAAGCTGGCCAAGTTCCAGACGGACGCGTGGTTGTCGGTGAACGTCAACGGCACGGACGTGACGGGGGGGACAGTCGCCGACATCGTGGCTGCGTGTGCCTCGGTAACGAACACGATCACCTTCACGGCGAGGTAA
- a CDS encoding type II secretion system F family protein, giving the protein MMGILSNFMHRLSFNASVRMRTWKKLAAQTRHGLNLDQSLRQMQHRASLRRSHTAKVYSQILEYLGLGHNLGACLTGYATPEEVMLISSGQRSGKLSEGLELAASLLTARQSILRAVTSALAYPAFLSAMIVVLLLVVSIVVMPKFAMLSDPSSWHGAAAILYKTTSFVTSPMGVVALLVLLGALAASLLTLPVWTGRFRLLMENLPPWSIYRLTVGCVWLFTVSTLMRSGMQLTHILENMLNSDHIPAYLRERILAIALETGTGKNFGEALHDCGMEFPDSEMVDDLRVYASLPGFHLRMHELAAEWMNDGVELVKQQARVLNIAAIIALTGLVSLIAAAIGSMQSQLLPSGGF; this is encoded by the coding sequence ATGATGGGGATATTGTCCAACTTCATGCACCGCCTGAGCTTCAATGCGTCCGTGCGTATGCGGACCTGGAAGAAGCTGGCGGCTCAAACCCGCCACGGGCTCAACCTGGATCAAAGTCTGCGCCAGATGCAGCATCGGGCGTCTCTGCGGCGTTCGCACACCGCCAAGGTCTATTCTCAGATACTCGAGTACCTTGGCCTCGGGCATAACCTGGGGGCCTGCCTGACGGGATACGCCACACCGGAAGAGGTCATGCTCATAAGCTCCGGCCAACGTTCCGGCAAGTTGTCCGAAGGTCTTGAACTGGCGGCCAGTCTGCTGACCGCCAGACAGTCCATCCTGCGGGCTGTGACTTCCGCCTTGGCGTATCCGGCCTTCTTGTCGGCCATGATCGTGGTGCTGCTTCTGGTTGTGTCCATCGTGGTGATGCCAAAATTCGCCATGCTTTCGGACCCATCTTCATGGCACGGCGCGGCGGCGATCCTGTACAAGACGACCTCGTTTGTGACCTCCCCCATGGGGGTAGTGGCCCTTCTGGTCCTCCTGGGCGCTCTGGCCGCATCGCTCCTGACCCTGCCGGTCTGGACCGGAAGATTCCGGCTTCTGATGGAAAACCTGCCCCCGTGGTCCATCTACAGGCTGACCGTGGGCTGCGTGTGGTTGTTCACCGTCTCCACACTCATGCGCTCGGGCATGCAGCTGACGCATATCCTGGAGAACATGCTCAATTCCGATCACATCCCTGCGTATCTTCGGGAACGCATCCTGGCCATCGCCCTGGAGACGGGTACCGGCAAGAACTTCGGCGAAGCCCTCCACGACTGCGGGATGGAATTTCCCGACTCAGAAATGGTCGACGATCTGCGTGTGTACGCTTCCCTGCCCGGCTTTCATCTCAGAATGCACGAACTTGCAGCCGAATGGATGAACGATGGCGTGGAACTCGTGAAGCAGCAGGCACGGGTGCTCAACATCGCGGCAATAATCGCTTTGACCGGCTTGGTCAGCCTCATCGCGGCTGCCATCGGCTCGATGCAATCTCAACTTCTGCCTTCTGGAGGATTCTGA
- a CDS encoding ATPase, T2SS/T4P/T4SS family, translating to MELNTFVEGVPESMRGRVALLDGMLHMSAELRGNLEMVSFVGNMRRRGIVTYEFHPPQEFDGKYANLASRTGQGDNEVQQFAIDLLMKAYLSGATDIHIIDFGPYSMIRFRILGMLTDYTQLDGDFGRLVISCLYGYFSLSADTCFSPSERQDGRIAKRDYLPPQVHSVRVHSEPVECTLAQDGVGTSMSLRLLYDSTSATGTLTERMTRLGFTAEQCNTAQYLTRRTGLTIISGPTGHGKSTLLKHVMEAQVERNPEKAYFSIEDPPEYPLKGVRQVLISSNDKVRRADAYRDAIAGAMRSDPDVLMIGEIRYTEAAIAAIDAALTGHAVWATIHANNAFGIIARMVSTLATHFRNPLEQLCDHNVLAGLEYQRLIPVLCPTCKVRLLDLKPEERSNYVPEDVQDRLSRVLDDREGVYVRGEGCDECSKRGLVGQTVAAEIIATDQEMLGYLREGNIPRAHEYWVKEKGGESYVQHAVNLIKAGLVDPYIAEERLGVPLNFTQVFMQGGRS from the coding sequence ATGGAACTGAACACCTTTGTTGAGGGCGTACCGGAGTCCATGCGAGGCCGGGTCGCCTTGTTGGATGGCATGCTGCACATGAGCGCCGAGCTGCGGGGCAACCTGGAAATGGTGTCCTTCGTCGGCAACATGCGGCGGCGCGGCATCGTGACCTACGAATTTCATCCCCCGCAGGAATTTGATGGGAAATACGCCAACTTGGCTTCTCGTACCGGTCAGGGAGACAACGAAGTCCAGCAGTTCGCCATCGATCTGCTGATGAAGGCCTACCTGTCAGGGGCGACTGACATCCATATCATCGACTTCGGCCCCTACTCCATGATCCGGTTCCGAATTCTCGGCATGCTGACGGATTACACCCAGCTTGATGGCGATTTCGGTCGTTTGGTCATCTCCTGTCTCTACGGGTATTTCAGTCTGTCCGCAGACACCTGTTTCAGCCCCTCGGAGCGCCAGGACGGTCGGATAGCCAAACGGGACTATCTGCCTCCCCAGGTGCATTCAGTGCGTGTGCACAGCGAACCGGTGGAGTGCACCCTGGCTCAGGACGGCGTGGGTACGTCCATGTCCCTGCGACTGCTTTACGACTCCACCTCGGCCACGGGAACTCTGACCGAGCGCATGACCAGGCTCGGGTTCACTGCCGAACAGTGCAACACCGCCCAGTACTTAACCCGGCGCACCGGGTTGACCATCATCTCAGGCCCCACCGGACATGGGAAATCCACCCTGCTCAAGCATGTCATGGAGGCCCAGGTCGAACGGAACCCGGAGAAGGCGTACTTCTCGATCGAGGACCCGCCCGAGTATCCGCTCAAAGGCGTGCGCCAGGTGCTGATTTCGAGCAACGACAAGGTGAGGCGCGCAGACGCTTACCGCGATGCCATCGCGGGTGCCATGCGCTCCGATCCTGACGTGCTGATGATCGGAGAAATCCGCTATACTGAAGCGGCCATAGCCGCCATCGACGCGGCGCTCACCGGCCATGCGGTGTGGGCGACAATCCACGCCAACAACGCCTTCGGCATCATCGCGCGCATGGTCAGTACCCTGGCCACGCATTTCCGAAACCCGTTGGAGCAGCTTTGCGACCACAACGTACTTGCCGGACTGGAATACCAGCGCCTCATTCCGGTGTTGTGTCCCACGTGCAAGGTTCGTCTGCTTGATCTGAAACCGGAGGAGAGGAGCAATTACGTTCCCGAGGATGTTCAAGACCGCCTTAGCCGCGTTCTTGACGACCGCGAGGGCGTCTACGTCCGTGGCGAAGGTTGCGACGAATGCAGCAAACGAGGGCTGGTCGGACAGACTGTGGCGGCGGAGATCATTGCCACGGATCAGGAAATGCTGGGCTACCTGCGCGAGGGCAACATTCCCCGAGCCCATGAATACTGGGTCAAGGAAAAGGGAGGTGAAAGCTACGTCCAGCATGCCGTCAATCTGATCAAGGCTGGGCTGGTGGACCCTTACATCGCAGAAGAACGCCTGGGAGTGCCTCTCAACTTCACTCAGGTCTTCATGCAGGGAGGGCGGTCATGA
- the pilP gene encoding type IV pilus biogenesis protein PilP, which translates to MRFLDNKRIFWVVGGVFAAVSLIYMGSLAVSQWMSPPPPPIPQSSKAPKTPTVKPGKDIPTPSSQETQVRHPETSTANAQGETVPKAEPHIPVAGNLGVITTLRAQLEEMRIQAAIAQEREKIQPKAAPVQPQAIALPELPKSTLVPKAKDASPVVVSIQGVDGRSTATVRLGSGQLVSLRPGDRFSGGVVSAIDRRGVSIRRGHTSTILAFEQEVSWN; encoded by the coding sequence ATGCGATTCCTCGATAACAAACGTATCTTCTGGGTCGTGGGCGGTGTTTTTGCGGCTGTATCCCTGATTTACATGGGATCGCTGGCTGTGAGTCAGTGGATGTCCCCTCCGCCGCCTCCCATACCGCAGTCCTCAAAGGCTCCCAAAACGCCCACCGTCAAGCCCGGCAAGGACATTCCAACTCCGTCGTCTCAAGAGACGCAAGTCAGGCATCCCGAGACTTCGACGGCCAATGCCCAAGGCGAGACGGTTCCCAAGGCTGAACCTCACATTCCTGTGGCCGGAAACCTGGGCGTGATCACCACCCTCCGGGCGCAGCTCGAAGAAATGCGCATCCAGGCCGCAATCGCGCAGGAGCGCGAAAAAATTCAACCCAAGGCGGCTCCTGTACAGCCGCAGGCCATCGCTTTGCCAGAGTTGCCCAAGTCCACTCTGGTTCCGAAGGCCAAAGATGCTTCCCCGGTGGTGGTCTCCATTCAGGGCGTGGATGGACGATCCACCGCGACTGTCCGGCTGGGCTCGGGGCAGCTGGTATCCCTGCGGCCCGGAGATCGTTTCTCCGGTGGAGTGGTCAGCGCTATCGATCGACGGGGGGTTTCCATCCGCCGTGGCCACACATCCACGATCCTGGCTTTCGAGCAGGAGGTGTCATGGAACTGA